In the Leptotrichia sp. oral taxon 847 genome, one interval contains:
- a CDS encoding RNA-guided endonuclease TnpB family protein — MKYNLAFKYRIYPNKDQELLINKTFGCVRFVYNTILYTANKIYEETGKNKIITPASLKSENQFLKEVDSLALSNAQLNVKRSFTNFFQKRAKFPRFKSKKNNVKSYTTNCVNNSIRIEENKYLVLPKLKRVKLKYHREIPKNYRIKSVTLTNSNGNYYVSILTEFEKEIQKNPSNDKVIGLDFSMSELFVSSENQRADYPKYFKMLEKKLKKLQKSLSRKVKFSKNWYRQKEKISKLHEYIKNCRKDFLHKLSKKLSETYNAVVVEDLNMKGMSQALNFGKSVGDNGWGMFLRMLEYKLMFLGKQFLKIDKWFPSSKTCSKCGNVKEKLKLSERSYKCECCGIEIDRDYNAALNIKNIGKLMLEY, encoded by the coding sequence ATGAAATATAATTTAGCATTCAAATACAGAATTTATCCAAATAAAGATCAAGAATTATTGATAAACAAGACTTTTGGATGTGTTCGTTTTGTTTACAATACGATTTTGTATACTGCTAATAAAATTTATGAAGAAACTGGAAAAAATAAAATAATTACACCTGCCAGTTTGAAAAGTGAAAATCAATTTTTGAAAGAAGTAGATAGTTTGGCACTTTCAAATGCTCAATTAAATGTAAAACGCTCGTTTACGAATTTTTTCCAGAAGAGAGCAAAGTTTCCAAGGTTCAAATCTAAAAAGAATAATGTTAAAAGTTATACGACAAATTGTGTGAACAATTCGATACGAATAGAGGAAAACAAATATTTGGTTTTGCCAAAATTGAAAAGAGTAAAATTGAAATATCATAGAGAAATACCAAAGAATTATAGAATAAAGTCGGTAACACTAACAAACAGTAATGGAAATTACTATGTTTCTATTTTGACGGAATTTGAAAAAGAAATCCAAAAAAATCCAAGTAATGATAAAGTGATTGGACTTGATTTTTCAATGTCTGAATTATTTGTCAGTTCTGAAAACCAAAGAGCTGATTATCCAAAATATTTTAAGATGTTGGAGAAAAAATTGAAAAAATTACAAAAATCATTATCGAGAAAAGTAAAATTTTCTAAAAATTGGTATAGACAAAAAGAGAAAATATCAAAACTACATGAGTATATCAAAAATTGTCGAAAAGATTTTTTACATAAATTATCAAAAAAATTGTCTGAAACGTATAATGCTGTGGTTGTTGAGGATTTGAATATGAAAGGGATGAGTCAGGCATTAAATTTTGGGAAAAGTGTAGGAGATAATGGATGGGGAATGTTTTTGAGGATGCTTGAATATAAGTTAATGTTTTTAGGGAAACAATTTTTGAAGATAGATAAGTGGTTTCCGTCATCGAAAACTTGTAGTAAATGTGGAAACGTTAAAGAAAAATTGAAATTATCAGAAAGAAGTTATAAATGTGAGTGCTGTGGAATTGAGATTGATAGAGATTACAATGCGGCACTGAATATAAAAAACATTGGAAAATTGATGTTGGAATATTAG
- the lacA gene encoding galactose-6-phosphate isomerase subunit LacA, giving the protein MKVILGADVDGRELKNYIKNYLLENGYDVVDKSEDKDFVDTTCAVAKEVLSDDENLGIVFDAYGAGSFMVATKIKGMIAAEVSDERSAYMTRRHNNSRIITIGSEIVAKGLAKNIVKDFLSAPYDGGRHQIRVDMLNKMC; this is encoded by the coding sequence ATGAAAGTAATACTAGGTGCTGATGTGGATGGAAGAGAATTAAAAAACTACATTAAAAATTATCTTTTGGAAAATGGTTATGATGTAGTTGATAAGTCAGAAGATAAAGACTTTGTAGATACAACTTGTGCAGTGGCAAAAGAAGTTTTATCAGATGATGAAAATTTAGGAATTGTGTTTGATGCGTATGGTGCGGGAAGTTTTATGGTCGCTACGAAAATAAAAGGAATGATTGCGGCGGAAGTTTCGGATGAAAGATCAGCATATATGACTAGAAGACATAATAATTCTAGAATTATTACAATAGGATCTGAAATTGTTGCAAAAGGACTTGCTAAAAATATCGTAAAAGATTTTTTAAGTGCTCCTTACGACGGAGGAAGACATCAAATTAGAGTGGATATGTTAAATAAGATGTGTTAG